In Paenibacillus protaetiae, the genomic stretch ATGACGCGCAGGCCGGCAAGCAGGTATACTGATCATAGGTACTGGAACCAACCGACATTGACAAATAAGCCGATAAAAGCCGTCTGAAGCCGGCATTATCCGCAATCCGGGGAGATCTGACTATGAGCCAACAACCTATTCGTATCGGCGTTATCGGCGCGGGAGCTATCGGTAACGTTCATATTCAAACGTTTAAAAAAGTCGAAGGAGCCGAAATCGTTGCGATTACGGACGCTTACCTGCCGCTTGCGGAGCAGCGTGCGCAGGAGCATGGCATTGCGGTGGCGGCAAACCCGCAGCAGCTTTTTGAAGATCCGTCGATTGACGCTGTTATCGTATGCGTTCCGAACCAATATCATGCGGAACTTGCTATCGAAGCATTGCGCAGCGGCAAACATGTTATTCTCGAGAAACCGATGGCGATCAATTCAGAAGCCGCTCTGAAGATCGTAGAGGAGCAGCGCAAAGCGGGCAAAATCGTAATGATTCCGCATCAAATGCGCTGGGGCGGCCTTGCCCGCGCTGTGAAGCAGCGTATCGACAACGGGGATTTGGGCCGGATTTATAATGCTAAAACCAGCTATATGCGCAAAAAAGGCATTCCGGGCTGGGGCTCGTGGTTTACGCGCAAAGATCAGGCAGGCGGGGGGCCGCTGATCGATATCGGCGTGCATATGCTGGACTTGACCTTGTATTTGATGGGCAATCCGAAGCCGGTATCGGTATTTGGATCAACCTATGCCGAATTTGGCCCGCGCAAGCAAGGGCTTGGCACATGGGGCACGCCGAATTGGGACGGCTACTATGATGTAGAGGATTTGGCTTCCGCTTTGATCAAGCTGGACAACGGCGCAACTTTAGCGCTGGATGTCAGCTGGGCCGCTTTCTCCGGCTCGATCAGCGAAGAGCCGTCCGTCCATCTGATGGGATCGGAAGGCGGCGTATCGATCGTTGGCAATGCCGGCACATATGTCACCTACGAGGATGACAAGGTCGCGGCCAGCGAAATTACGGCGGCGGACGAGGAAGAAGACCGCGTATTGCTCAGCCGCCATTTCGTCGAGTGCGTGAATGAAGGCAAAGAGCCCATTACATCGGCGATGTCCGGGTATACGATCAACCGGATTCTCGACGCGATTTACGAATCGTCCCGTACAGGCCATGAAGTGAAGCTGAACTGGGATTAATGAAGACCGTATGTGCGGTATAAGCCGGCCGCGGGCGACTGCCAAGTCGTCCGGCCGGTTTTTATTTTTGCAGCAGCAGGCGAAAATAGGCCATGAACGGCTTTTAAACAGCTTTTGGGCGTACGTTTGCGCGCCAACCTATGCTATAATGATTCGAGATATGATTGTTTTTGAAGAAGGATGGGATAAATTACATGATCAGTACAAGTGGCATAACGCTTCGTTACGGGAAGCGCGCGCTTTTTGAAGATGTAAATATTAAATTCACGCCGGGCAACTGCTACGGCCTCATTGGCGCGAACGGAGCAGGCAAATCGACGTTTCTGAAAATATTGTCCGGTGAAATCGAGCAGACCAACGGCGAAGTGCATATTACGCCGGGCGAGCGTATGGCCGTGCTCAAGCAGAACCATTACGAGTATGATGATTTCCAAGTGCTCGAAACGGTTATTATGGGCCATAAGAAATTGTACGACGTAATGAAGGAAAAGGACGCACTGTACGCCAAAGCCGATTTTACCGATGAAGACGGCATGCGCGCAGGCGAGCTGGAAGCGGAATTTGCCGATATGAACGGCTGGGAAGCGGAATCGCAAGCGGCTGAAATGCTGAACGGCCTTGGCATTACGCCGGATTTGCACGATAAGAAGATGGCGGAGCTGGACGGCAACGAGAAAGTCCGCGTCCTGCTGGCGCAAGCGTTGTTCGGCGAGCCGAACATCCTGCTCCTTGACGAACCTACCAACCATTTGGACATGGAATCCATCAAATGGCTGGAAGATTTCCTCGCCGATTTTGAAGGCACCGTTATCGTAGTCAGCCATGACCGTCACTTCCTGAACACGGTTTGTACGCATATCGCCGACATCGACTTTGGCAAAATCCAAATGTACGTAGGCAACTACGACTTCTGGTACGAGTCCAGCCAGCTGGCGCTTCAGCTGCAGCGTGAGGCTAACAAGAAGAAAGAAGATAAAATGAAGGAGCTGCAGGCGTTTATTCAACGCTTCAGCGCCAACAAATCGAAATCGAAGCAGGCGACTTCGCGTAAGAAGCTGCTTGATAAAATTTCGCTGGATGATATTCGTCCTTCGAACCGGAAATATCCGTTCATTAACTTTAAGGGCGAACGTGATGCCGGCAAATCGATCCTGCTGATCGAAGGGTTGACGAAGTCGATCGACGGCGAGAAAGTAATCGACAACTTGACGCTGACGATCAACAAAGGCGACAAAATCGCATTTGTTGGTCCGAACGGCTTGCCGAAAACCGTATTGTTCCAGCTGCTCATGGGCGAGCTGGAGCCTGATGCCGGCAAATACCAGTGGGGGGTTACGATTACGCAGGGCTACTTCCCGAAAGACAACTCCGCTTACTTCGACGGCGTTGACCTGTCTCTTGTGGAATGGCTCCGCCAATATTCCAAAGACCCGGATGAAACGTTTATCCGCGGTTTCCTGGGACGGATGTTGTTCTCCGGCGACGACGGCAACAAGAAAGCAAGCGTATTGTCCGGCGGCGAGAAAGTCCGTTGCATGCTTTCCAAAATGATGCTGAGCGGCTCGAATGTGCTGCTGATGGATGAGCCGACCAACCACTTGGACCTCGAATCCATTACGGCGCTCAATAACGGGCTGATTGATACGGACTGCACCGTATTGTTTACCTCGCATGACCATCAGTTCGTGCAAACGATCGCGAACCGCATTATCGAGATTACGCCTAACGGCGTGATCGACCGGATGACGACGTATGACGAATACCTTGAAAATGAAGAAATTAAAGCGATCCGCGAGCGCATGTACGCGGTGAACTAATCACTATGAATTCGCCGCCCCGGCCGCTGCATTAACGGCTGGGGCGGCTTTTTGCCGTTCTGGGCTTCAATCCGAGCAACTGCCGGAATCGCTGCAGCGGACGCAGCTGTTTGCCGGGCAGTCCGTTTGCGTTCCGAGCGGTCTGCTCAGCTTGCGGCAGCAGCTCGTCATCGTAAATAATGAATTCGCCGGCGTTTACCCGGCTTTTCATTTCCAGTTCCCGTAGTTCATGGAGCTTTTGTGCGGTATAATGATTATCCATCATGGAAGTTTCCTCCTTAACTGCCAAAAGGCGCTTCGGACCGCCTTTTGCTCTCATTATGGAGTCATTATAAAAAGGGAAAAAGAGTAGATTCATTCCGGTTCATTTCCTCTTTTAGGAGGTTAACGAAAAACATGCAAACCTTGGAACGGTATTTTACACTGTATGAGCGGTTCGGCAAGGAAAGCGCGCCCGGGACGCCTTGCGAGGTTTCGCTTGGCCAAATCGCGGAAGCTTTATTTTGTACGGAACGCAATGCCAAACTTATTGTGAGAAAACTGTCGGATGAAGGTTTGATATGCTGGCAGGCCGGACGTGGGAGAGGCAACCGCTCCAGACTGACGTTTAAGCAAGACCGGGCGGAGCTGCTTCTCGTTGAAGCCAAAGCATTCGCCGAATCCGGCGAATATAAGAAGGCATTCGAGCTGCTTCGATTATATGGCGGTTCTACTGGAGCCGGAGAACGTTTTTTG encodes the following:
- a CDS encoding Gfo/Idh/MocA family protein, which gives rise to MSQQPIRIGVIGAGAIGNVHIQTFKKVEGAEIVAITDAYLPLAEQRAQEHGIAVAANPQQLFEDPSIDAVIVCVPNQYHAELAIEALRSGKHVILEKPMAINSEAALKIVEEQRKAGKIVMIPHQMRWGGLARAVKQRIDNGDLGRIYNAKTSYMRKKGIPGWGSWFTRKDQAGGGPLIDIGVHMLDLTLYLMGNPKPVSVFGSTYAEFGPRKQGLGTWGTPNWDGYYDVEDLASALIKLDNGATLALDVSWAAFSGSISEEPSVHLMGSEGGVSIVGNAGTYVTYEDDKVAASEITAADEEEDRVLLSRHFVECVNEGKEPITSAMSGYTINRILDAIYESSRTGHEVKLNWD
- a CDS encoding ABC-F family ATP-binding cassette domain-containing protein produces the protein MISTSGITLRYGKRALFEDVNIKFTPGNCYGLIGANGAGKSTFLKILSGEIEQTNGEVHITPGERMAVLKQNHYEYDDFQVLETVIMGHKKLYDVMKEKDALYAKADFTDEDGMRAGELEAEFADMNGWEAESQAAEMLNGLGITPDLHDKKMAELDGNEKVRVLLAQALFGEPNILLLDEPTNHLDMESIKWLEDFLADFEGTVIVVSHDRHFLNTVCTHIADIDFGKIQMYVGNYDFWYESSQLALQLQREANKKKEDKMKELQAFIQRFSANKSKSKQATSRKKLLDKISLDDIRPSNRKYPFINFKGERDAGKSILLIEGLTKSIDGEKVIDNLTLTINKGDKIAFVGPNGLPKTVLFQLLMGELEPDAGKYQWGVTITQGYFPKDNSAYFDGVDLSLVEWLRQYSKDPDETFIRGFLGRMLFSGDDGNKKASVLSGGEKVRCMLSKMMLSGSNVLLMDEPTNHLDLESITALNNGLIDTDCTVLFTSHDHQFVQTIANRIIEITPNGVIDRMTTYDEYLENEEIKAIRERMYAVN